In Desulfobulbaceae bacterium, the following are encoded in one genomic region:
- a CDS encoding glycosyltransferase family 4 protein: protein MKIFVTGTRGIPNIPGGIETHCQNLYPLIADKGHEVFIATRSSYATTDVSEWKGVHLVQHYSPRKKSFEAIVHTFLAIAKARLINPDVVHIHGVGPALLTPLARLLGLKVVFTSHGPDYDRQKWSPIAKRMLRLGEYLGGKFAHEVIVISRVIAEGIRKNCGRESNLIYNGMTLATKATSTAFLEKNCIRPGNYILAVARFVPEKGLHDLIEAFFRIAGDTQLVIAGDADHETEYSQKLKLQARKDDRVILTGYISGDSLNEVFSHARLFVLPSYHEGLPIALLEALSYGLPALVSNIPANVEIGLHDEQYFNVGNVQDLSDQIKGILLHEMEESEKEQLPQLLAEKYNWETIARQTIEVYRKAIGVSLPIRHTTEKRVHEL, encoded by the coding sequence GATAAAGGGCATGAAGTGTTCATAGCAACCCGGAGTTCCTATGCCACAACTGATGTAAGCGAATGGAAAGGTGTACACCTTGTCCAGCACTATTCCCCAAGAAAAAAAAGTTTTGAAGCTATTGTCCACACCTTTCTTGCCATTGCCAAGGCTCGCCTGATAAACCCCGATGTGGTTCACATACACGGAGTAGGGCCGGCACTGCTAACCCCCTTAGCCAGACTTCTCGGCCTTAAGGTTGTCTTTACCAGCCATGGTCCTGATTACGACAGGCAGAAGTGGAGTCCAATTGCCAAAAGAATGCTTCGATTAGGTGAATACCTGGGAGGGAAATTTGCCCATGAAGTAATTGTTATCTCCAGGGTGATTGCAGAGGGCATCCGCAAAAACTGCGGCAGGGAAAGTAATCTTATCTATAATGGTATGACTCTGGCGACAAAAGCCACTTCAACTGCTTTCCTGGAAAAAAACTGCATCCGGCCAGGGAACTATATCCTTGCAGTCGCCCGATTTGTGCCGGAAAAAGGGCTGCACGACCTCATCGAAGCCTTTTTTCGCATAGCAGGAGACACCCAGCTTGTTATTGCCGGTGATGCCGACCATGAGACAGAATATTCCCAAAAGCTGAAACTCCAGGCCCGGAAAGATGATCGCGTTATTCTTACAGGTTATATTTCCGGTGATAGCCTCAATGAAGTCTTTTCCCATGCCAGGCTCTTTGTGCTGCCGTCCTATCACGAAGGTTTGCCCATAGCCCTTCTTGAGGCCTTAAGTTATGGCCTTCCTGCGCTTGTTTCCAATATTCCGGCTAATGTAGAAATCGGCCTACACGATGAGCAATATTTTAACGTCGGAAATGTCCAGGACCTTTCTGACCAAATAAAGGGAATACTGTTGCATGAGATGGAAGAGAGCGAAAAAGAGCAGCTTCCTCAGCTGCTTGCTGAAAAGTATAACTGGGAGACAATTGCCCGGCAGACAATAGAAGTATACCGAAAGGCCATTGGAGTCTCCTTGCCCATCAGGCATACCACGGAAAAAAGAGTACACGAATTATAA